The Glycine max cultivar Williams 82 chromosome 12, Glycine_max_v4.0, whole genome shotgun sequence genome window below encodes:
- the LOC102668294 gene encoding uncharacterized protein — protein sequence MLNFREYMDLCLQIGHVTKSGEIVGPRVLEHIIDVVLYLEVGTLLHSYFFGREVFSISNASSFKKISLDPPMSVYIAAASRPKIFKGSECGLGESGYPKYASKEEPDLARIYEKMNMPKCLLELKY from the exons ATGCTTAATTTCAGGGAGTACATGGATCTTTGTTTGCAG atTGGACATGTGACCAAATCTGGAGAAATAGTAGGACCTCGTGTCTTGGAGCATATCATTGACGTTGTTTTGTATTTGGAAGTTGGTACCTTGTTACACTCTTATTTCTTTG GGCGAGAAGTTTTCTCCATATCGAATGCTTCGAGctttaaaaaaatcagtttgGATCCACCGATGAG tGTGTATATAGCAGCAGCAAGCAGGCCCAAAATATTTAAGGGGTCCGAATGCGGGCTCGGGGAAAGTGGGTATCCGAAATACGCGAGCAAAGAAGAACCGGATCTGGCtcgtatatatgaaaaaatgaatATGCCAAAGTGCCTTCTTGagttaaaatattga